In Lacinutrix sp. Bg11-31, the DNA window ACTTTTACGTTAGACATTCCGTTAAAAGCTTGATTCCAATTAGGACTAGCTGCAGAAAAATTGTTTGTGTACCAAACTCCTAATTCTGTACCAATAATTACTTCATCTAAACTTAATGGGTTTTGAAGAATCGTTTTAACAGGCATGTCTGGTAAATCTCCTTCTTTTTGTTGCCAAGAAGCACCACTATTATTAGTGTACCAAATATTTTGCACACCATAATTATGTATAGTTACAAAAATTTCATTTTCAGATTGACCAAATTCAATATCAGAAATACTTCCGACTATTACATTAGCTAAGTCTAATTCTATAAAAGTAGGAGAGTTACTCTCTGCATTTTCAACTTTAAACACATCACCTAAAACAGTTCCAACTAAAAGTGTTGAAGAAGCTGTAGTGTGAGTTGAAACGGTAAAAGCTGTCGGTGTAGAATCCATTTCTGGATCTGTTAAACTTGTACCTTGAACTGTTGCTTGAGATTTTATACCAGAATATCGTCTAATTATACTGTTACCTCCAGCTGAATAATTTGAGTATAAAATATCTAGATTAGAATCTAACGCTTGTGGATTAATAAATGCTCCATTTGATTCACTTTCATTATTAATAGTTATACTAGTATTAGTATTTAAGTCTAAAAGATTTATACCTGAATTATACACATAATTTCTTATCATATATCTATCTGTACCATCTTGGTCGAAAAAAGTATAAGCACCATCTCCTCCGTAAGGTTCTGTTGAAGAATCTGTTTGATTAGGATTTGCATTTGCAAATAACTGTGTACCATTATCTTGTAATCCACCTGCAAAATAATCGCCTGTAAAGGCTGTAGTTGGCCCAACACCAACAGTGTAAAACTGTGAAGTATTAAAGTCTTTATTTCTTGCGCTTGTTGTATTACCAGCATTTGCTGAAAAATAAACGCCTCCATCATTACCAAATGCTACTACAGATGAAGATCCATTTGCAAAAGTCATAGCGTGTTGATCTGAATGTACCTCTTGGTATCCAAATCCACCATACCAGTGAGTAAATTGAATCCAAGTTGCACCTGCAGTTGATGAACTAAATAAATCAATACCTCCTGCGTAAATTGTTTCGTCATCATTCGGATCAATTTCTAACATTAAATCGTAAAAAGCTTGACCTCTAGTAAAATCATTAGCATCAATTCCACTATCAGCATCATTTGGCAAACTTAAATCTACAGAGGTAGTAAAACCATTTTCTGTCTTTTCCATAAGTACTGGATTTGTATCATCTCCTTGAGCTAAAACAAATACTTTCTCTGAGTTTGAAGCAGAAACTGCTATTTGTGTTCTACTAGCAGTTGGAATAGTTCTTTTTAAAGTAAAGTTTAATCCATCTACCGATCGAAATATTTTTCCACCACCATCTCCAAAGAGAGAGCTATTTGTAGTAGAAAGCCAGACATCATTATCAGCACCAATCTCAATATCATTTGGACAATGTTTATTTCCATCTGCTGTTAAAGGCATTGTTATTTCATTCCAACTAACACCATTATCTATAGATTGGTATAATCCATATTCTGGTCCAGTAAGATAAGTTGTTGCATTTGATGCACCATAAAAACTATCTCCTGCAGCAACATATACTTCAGAAACACCATTATTATTTCTAACCTTTATATCGTTTACAAACTGTATTCCTGGTACTAGGTTACCTGTAAAAGTATCTGTTGAAGGATTTAAATCTCCTGAGACAGCTCCTGCTAATACAGCAGCCTCTATAATATCTCCATCGGTTTTAGAAATCATAACAGAAGGAATTGTTACAGCTGGATCAGTTCCTCCCATTGGAACAGGCTGTCCTTCTACATTATTCATCATAATTACAGCTAGTGCTCCTTCGTCTTGAGCGCTTTTAACTTTTACGGTGAAATTACATACACCTCTTCTTATTAGAACTATTTTACCACTAAGTGCAGCAGGATTTGTTACAGCTCCACAACCTTGTGCTGAAGTAGATGTATTTCCGTTTTGAGTAACACTAGCTGACTCAATCAATACTATATCACTACTTATTACATTAGTTATTTGTGTACCAAAAGCAGTAGTAGGAAAAGATAAATAATCTCCTGTAATACTACTAGGCGTATTTATTGTAATATTTGAAGCAGACTCAAAAGTAGTTGGTCCTGTTATACCTCCAAATACTTTAGCCCAAGTTGTCCCAGCATCTTCAGACTTCCATACACCATCTCCATTAACATCTCCATTAACATATGATTCTCCTGTTCCAACATAAAAGATATTGAAATTATTAGGGTCAAAAGTAATACAACTTACTGCTAAATTTTCTGGAATATCAACTCTTGTCCAAGTTGTATTAGCATCAGAAATTTTAGTATTCTTCCATAAACCTCCACTAACACCTCCAGCAAAAAGCGTTTCGTTAGTAGAATCATTTGGATCAAACATAATTGCTCTTGTTCTTCCTCCTACGTTGTTTGGACCTCTTTCTATCCAACTATTATCAATAGCGTCTCCAGGCACTCTTGCAGAGGCTAAAAAAGCATCTCTTTTCTGTACTTGGTCTGCTCTAATTTGTTTTAAATTTTCATAGGTTGGTCTTCCTAATACAGGATTCATAGTCAACTCCCATTCTTGCTCATAATATTTATTAGGTGTTAAACCCGCAGCTTTCCTTTCAGGCTTACTTAGTTTAAGCATGTCCTTAAATGGGCTTTTTTCCAAGTTCTCTTTATGAGTTTTCTTAGTAGCAACTTGATTTGTAAGTTGCCTCTCTTCATTATTGGATAATGTAAAGAGTGCGATAAATACTAAAACGCAAGATGTTAGAATAATAATTTTCTTTTTCATGTTTTTTTTTTAAGTTTTTAAAAATACCTATTTTTATTAATACTTTAAGAGTTTTATTGTTAAAATTTAAAAGATCCTATAATCAAAAACTAAACCCTTTTATTTTCTTATATTGAATAATAGCCTGACTATCACTCAATAAAGAGATGTAATGACAAACACTCAAAAGTCTTTCATATAAACTTTCTTGGTCTATTTTTATAGTTTTTGGTAAACCTTTTAGAATTAGTTTATCGTAATTAGACGCTGTATTATCAAAACAATTATTCACTGCTTTTGTATAGGTTTCAAGCAAAGTACTTAATACTCCATAACCAGCAATTTCCTTATCAACAACTTCTGTAGATTGATAAATTTTCTCAACACTTAACTTAATGATGTCATCAATTTGGGCTTCGTATTTACTTTTATCTAATAATCCATCACTAAACGTTCCTGCTAAAATGGCTTCTTCATTTTTCATAAACATATCAATAGCCTCTTCAATCAATGCTCCAATTGCTAAAGCTCTTAAATAGCTAATACGGTCTTCGGTATTAGAAAGCGTGTGATACTTTTCGGTTTTAATTTTATCTCTAACCAAGTTTATTAAATACTCTAGTGCAAAAGCTTCTGGTATTAACCCTAAATTAATGCCATCTTCAAAATCTATTATTGTGTAACAAATATCGTCTGCTGCTTCTACTAAAAAAGCCAAAGGATGTCTAGCATAACTAATATCTTTTTCACTTCTCTTCTCTAATCCTAATTCTTCTGCAACATCTATAAATGCTTCTTTTTCATTCTGAAAAAACCCATACTTCTTATCTGCAATATGGTTAGTTGGCTTTTTTGGTAACGATTCTTTTGGGTATTTTGTAAAAGCACCAAGTGTTGCATAACTTAAACGCAAGCCACCTTCTCTGCCTATTCTACTTTGTGTAACAATTTTAAATCCGTTTGCATTACCTTCAAAATCGCATAAGTCTTGATATTCTTTTTTATTTAATTTCTCCTTATGCTCTTTTCCTTTTCCAGACTTAAAGAATTCTCCAATCGCTTTTTCTCCAGAGTGACCAAAAGGTGGATTCCCTATATCGTGTGCTAAAGCTGCAGCAGCTACAATAGCTCCAAAATCGTGTGCTTGGTA includes these proteins:
- a CDS encoding thrombospondin type 3 repeat-containing protein, with protein sequence MKKKIIILTSCVLVFIALFTLSNNEERQLTNQVATKKTHKENLEKSPFKDMLKLSKPERKAAGLTPNKYYEQEWELTMNPVLGRPTYENLKQIRADQVQKRDAFLASARVPGDAIDNSWIERGPNNVGGRTRAIMFDPNDSTNETLFAGGVSGGLWKNTKISDANTTWTRVDIPENLAVSCITFDPNNFNIFYVGTGESYVNGDVNGDGVWKSEDAGTTWAKVFGGITGPTTFESASNITINTPSSITGDYLSFPTTAFGTQITNVISSDIVLIESASVTQNGNTSTSAQGCGAVTNPAALSGKIVLIRRGVCNFTVKVKSAQDEGALAVIMMNNVEGQPVPMGGTDPAVTIPSVMISKTDGDIIEAAVLAGAVSGDLNPSTDTFTGNLVPGIQFVNDIKVRNNNGVSEVYVAAGDSFYGASNATTYLTGPEYGLYQSIDNGVSWNEITMPLTADGNKHCPNDIEIGADNDVWLSTTNSSLFGDGGGKIFRSVDGLNFTLKRTIPTASRTQIAVSASNSEKVFVLAQGDDTNPVLMEKTENGFTTSVDLSLPNDADSGIDANDFTRGQAFYDLMLEIDPNDDETIYAGGIDLFSSSTAGATWIQFTHWYGGFGYQEVHSDQHAMTFANGSSSVVAFGNDGGVYFSANAGNTTSARNKDFNTSQFYTVGVGPTTAFTGDYFAGGLQDNGTQLFANANPNQTDSSTEPYGGDGAYTFFDQDGTDRYMIRNYVYNSGINLLDLNTNTSITINNESESNGAFINPQALDSNLDILYSNYSAGGNSIIRRYSGIKSQATVQGTSLTDPEMDSTPTAFTVSTHTTASSTLLVGTVLGDVFKVENAESNSPTFIELDLANVIVGSISDIEFGQSENEIFVTIHNYGVQNIWYTNNSGASWQQKEGDLPDMPVKTILQNPLSLDEVIIGTELGVWYTNNFSAASPNWNQAFNGMSNVKVLDLDLRDDNMVFAATYGRGVFSGEFKIDGTGDEDGDGVINDIDNCLNTANPDQADTDGDGVGDACQDTDNDGVLDINDNCPTTANTNQLDTDGDGVGDVCQDTDGDGVVDAVDNCIDTVNADQADTNGNGIGDICDTSYTNADNISLEVISETCTGENNGKIIVNANETYVTYTATVVGNGLNLSEQVTSSYSFENIAVGSYTVCVAVNGTTFEQCFEINIEAADVIDLQIVNNNDGSNITSVDVSRGTAPYTVLFNDEVITITSDPTFDLELIGSGALEIKTAKACEGTFKATIENALNIVASPNPVINNLKITLPNTVTQSEISVQVYDVNGKLVINKNYIKNNSNSLDVPFANLNSGIYFIKLNLDTPEVIRIIKK
- a CDS encoding deoxyguanosinetriphosphate triphosphohydrolase: MNWEQLLSLKRFGDTNKRLRKEQDETRLGFEVDYDRIIFSSEFRSLQDKTQVIPLSQTDFVHTRLTHSLEVSVVGRSLGRRVGQKILEKHPHLQNIHGYQAHDFGAIVAAAALAHDIGNPPFGHSGEKAIGEFFKSGKGKEHKEKLNKKEYQDLCDFEGNANGFKIVTQSRIGREGGLRLSYATLGAFTKYPKESLPKKPTNHIADKKYGFFQNEKEAFIDVAEELGLEKRSEKDISYARHPLAFLVEAADDICYTIIDFEDGINLGLIPEAFALEYLINLVRDKIKTEKYHTLSNTEDRISYLRALAIGALIEEAIDMFMKNEEAILAGTFSDGLLDKSKYEAQIDDIIKLSVEKIYQSTEVVDKEIAGYGVLSTLLETYTKAVNNCFDNTASNYDKLILKGLPKTIKIDQESLYERLLSVCHYISLLSDSQAIIQYKKIKGFSF